In one Nicotiana sylvestris chromosome 8, ASM39365v2, whole genome shotgun sequence genomic region, the following are encoded:
- the LOC104213574 gene encoding protein OXIDATIVE STRESS 3 LIKE 4, with protein MSSLPEKKDFLAEENGVVVADYEIKSFVKKISDDPLSFGQYDGSSSIGLLSNGDQEEEEEGEEAQSKAVEGSLNSLASLEDALPFKRGLSTFYKGKSRSFMNLGEVKCVEEMEKEESPLNKRRRLTTASFYKWSSSSSSMPLLTHSEGENTNIGIDQEFKSSTSTNSFSSVNSTTKLLIN; from the exons ATGTCTTCTCTTCCGGAAAAGAAGGATTTTCTTGCTGAAGAAAATGGAGTAGTAGTTGCTGATTATGAAATAAAAAGCTTTGTTAAAAAAATTAGTGATGATCCTTTGTCTTTTGGCCAGTATGATGGTAgttcatcaattggcttgttaAGTAATGGtgatcaagaagaagaagaagaaggagaggaAGCTCAGAGCAAGGCAGTTGAAGGATCCCTAAATTCTTTGGCCTCTTTGGAAGATGCTCTTCCCTTCAA GCGAGGATTATCCACTTTTTACAAAGGAAAATCAAGGTCATTCATGAACTTAGGTGAAGTGAAATGTGTGGAAGAGATGGAGAAGGAGGAAAGCCCATTGAACAAAAGGAGACGTTTGACCACGGCATCGTTCTATAAATGGAGTAGCAGCTCAAGTTCAATGCCTCTCTTAACACACAGTGAAGGTGAAAATACAAACATTGGCATTGATCAAGAATTCAAATCATCCACCAGCACCAATAGTTTTAGCTCCGTCAATTCTACCACCAAGCTGCTTATCAACTGA